The following coding sequences lie in one Vanacampus margaritifer isolate UIUO_Vmar chromosome 16, RoL_Vmar_1.0, whole genome shotgun sequence genomic window:
- the rbm14a gene encoding RNA-binding protein 14a isoform X2, producing the protein MSGDNVKLFVGNLPLDATQDEINKLFAPYGEINTCSLLRQYAFVTLKGEGAADRAIRHLDGKEYRGRPLVVEESRARPPNSTKVFVGNLSATCSADDLHSLFSTFGRVLDCDKVKARLCSNVGYAFVHMERKEEAMAAIDALNGTIFKGRQLAVELSKAQPLVNQLMTSGGREGLLPRPAGSMEHHQSHAAVLAAAAAAAAGLPIQVQQSVHNSFYNTTSFDPTYAALKGITSSKGADGVIYGALASQVYGSVADQVYQDMANHTVAPAAPEEYEPQSTPDPTTLFEAARAKFFQEGQKVLAEQQAGRKTTAATNSTTPTTTSTGSSETERDRSPIRGNRTPLLPDPSPGSFTQNRSKRRALLPTPPGVADDSATATAEGTDPVARSYTEYYQQMHQYQQYQQQYQQQYQYLQYAYNNPPPPPPPPATSDSSSSVPPPPGTYTAPPAYSASQDYGPPGTYDPPASYNASSQSYSGSYDASAAYDASGGYGAAGAYDTSGAYAAAGNYSASTP; encoded by the exons ATGAGTGGCGACAACGTCAAGTTGTTTGTGGGAAACCTTCCTCTAGATGCGACCCAAGACGAGATCAACAAGCTCTTTGCTCCCTACGGCGAGATCAACACCTGCTCCTTGCTCCGACAGTATGCTTTTGTTACCCTGAAGGGAGAGGGAGCCGCGGACAG AGCTATACGGCATCTAGATGGCAAGGAGTACCGAGGCAGACCCCTTGTGGTGGAGGAGTCGCGCGCACGTCCCCCCAACTCCACCAAAGTGTTTGTGGGGAACCTGAGTGCGACGTGCTCTGCCGATGACCTGCACAGCCTCTTCTCCACTTTCGGGAGAGTTTTAGATTGTGACAAAGTCAAAG CCCGATTATGTTCAAATGTGGGCTATGCATTTGTGCATATGGAAAGGAAAGAGGAGGCCATGGCAGCTATCGACGCACTCAACGGGACCATTTTCAAGGGCCGTCAGCTGGCTGTCGAGCTCTCCAAAGCGCAACCTTTGGTCAACCAGCTTATGACGTCTG GTGGTAGAGAGGGTCTTCTTCCTCGGCCAGCTGGCTCCATGGAACATCACCAGAGTCACGCCGCCGTGCTCGCGGCAGCTGCAGCAGCTGCCGCCGGACTTCCGATACAA GTTCAACAAAGCGTCCATAACTCCTTCTACAACACCACATCCTTTGATCCCACCTATGCCGCCCTGAAAGGCATTACGAGTTCTAAAGGCGCTGATGGTGTCATATACGGCGCTCTTGCCAGCCAGGTGTATGGATCCGTCGCCGACCAGGTGTACCAGGACATGGCCAATCACACAGTCGCGCCCGCCGCCCCTGAGGAGTACGAGCCTCAGAGCACGCCTGATCCAACAACACTTTTCGAGGCCGCGAGAGCAAAGTTTTTCCAGGAGGGACAGAAG GTTCTAGCCGAGCAGCAAGCAGggagaaaaacaacagcagcaacaaaTTCAACAACGCCCACGACGACAAGCACGGGAAGTTCGGAAACGGAGCGGGACCGCAGCCCGATCAGAGGGAACCGGACGCCCTTGCTTCCGGACCCGTCTCCCGGTTCCTTCACTCAGAATCGCAGCAAACGCCGAGCTCTTCTACCAACGCCGCCCGGGGTAGCTGACGACTCTGCCACGGCAACTGCTGAAGGGACCGACCCTGTTGCCAG GTCCTACACAGAATATTACCAGCAGATGCACCAGTACCAACAGTACCAACAACAGTACCAGCAACAGTACCAGTACCTCCAGTACGCCTACAACAATCCTCCTCCGCCCCCTCCTCCACCGGCCACCTCAGATTCCTCAAGCTCCGTCCCGCCGCCCCCCGGGACGTACACGGCGCCACCGGCCTACTCGGCCTCCCAAGACTACGGACCCCCGGGCACCTACGACCCCCCCGCCAGTTACAACGCGTCGTCGCAGAGCTACTCCGGCAGCTACGACGCCTCGGCCGCCTACGATGCATCGGGAGGCTACGGGGCGGCGGGAGCGTACGATACATCCGGAGCTTACGCAGCGGCGGGAAACTACTCCGCATCCACACC CTAG
- the rbm14a gene encoding RNA-binding protein 14a isoform X1: MSGDNVKLFVGNLPLDATQDEINKLFAPYGEINTCSLLRQYAFVTLKGEGAADRAIRHLDGKEYRGRPLVVEESRARPPNSTKVFVGNLSATCSADDLHSLFSTFGRVLDCDKVKARLCSNVGYAFVHMERKEEAMAAIDALNGTIFKGRQLAVELSKAQPLVNQLMTSGGREGLLPRPAGSMEHHQSHAAVLAAAAAAAAGLPIQVQQSVHNSFYNTTSFDPTYAALKGITSSKGADGVIYGALASQVYGSVADQVYQDMANHTVAPAAPEEYEPQSTPDPTTLFEAARAKFFQEGQKVLAEQQAGRKTTAATNSTTPTTTSTGSSETERDRSPIRGNRTPLLPDPSPGSFTQNRSKRRALLPTPPGVADDSATATAEGTDPVARSYTEYYQQMHQYQQYQQQYQQQYQYLQYAYNNPPPPPPPPATSDSSSSVPPPPGTYTAPPAYSASQDYGPPGTYDPPASYNASSQSYSGSYDASAAYDASGGYGAAGAYDTSGAYAAAGNYSASTPYEQTPAHGQPTPQRNDYPYNTPEPPYR, translated from the exons ATGAGTGGCGACAACGTCAAGTTGTTTGTGGGAAACCTTCCTCTAGATGCGACCCAAGACGAGATCAACAAGCTCTTTGCTCCCTACGGCGAGATCAACACCTGCTCCTTGCTCCGACAGTATGCTTTTGTTACCCTGAAGGGAGAGGGAGCCGCGGACAG AGCTATACGGCATCTAGATGGCAAGGAGTACCGAGGCAGACCCCTTGTGGTGGAGGAGTCGCGCGCACGTCCCCCCAACTCCACCAAAGTGTTTGTGGGGAACCTGAGTGCGACGTGCTCTGCCGATGACCTGCACAGCCTCTTCTCCACTTTCGGGAGAGTTTTAGATTGTGACAAAGTCAAAG CCCGATTATGTTCAAATGTGGGCTATGCATTTGTGCATATGGAAAGGAAAGAGGAGGCCATGGCAGCTATCGACGCACTCAACGGGACCATTTTCAAGGGCCGTCAGCTGGCTGTCGAGCTCTCCAAAGCGCAACCTTTGGTCAACCAGCTTATGACGTCTG GTGGTAGAGAGGGTCTTCTTCCTCGGCCAGCTGGCTCCATGGAACATCACCAGAGTCACGCCGCCGTGCTCGCGGCAGCTGCAGCAGCTGCCGCCGGACTTCCGATACAA GTTCAACAAAGCGTCCATAACTCCTTCTACAACACCACATCCTTTGATCCCACCTATGCCGCCCTGAAAGGCATTACGAGTTCTAAAGGCGCTGATGGTGTCATATACGGCGCTCTTGCCAGCCAGGTGTATGGATCCGTCGCCGACCAGGTGTACCAGGACATGGCCAATCACACAGTCGCGCCCGCCGCCCCTGAGGAGTACGAGCCTCAGAGCACGCCTGATCCAACAACACTTTTCGAGGCCGCGAGAGCAAAGTTTTTCCAGGAGGGACAGAAG GTTCTAGCCGAGCAGCAAGCAGggagaaaaacaacagcagcaacaaaTTCAACAACGCCCACGACGACAAGCACGGGAAGTTCGGAAACGGAGCGGGACCGCAGCCCGATCAGAGGGAACCGGACGCCCTTGCTTCCGGACCCGTCTCCCGGTTCCTTCACTCAGAATCGCAGCAAACGCCGAGCTCTTCTACCAACGCCGCCCGGGGTAGCTGACGACTCTGCCACGGCAACTGCTGAAGGGACCGACCCTGTTGCCAG GTCCTACACAGAATATTACCAGCAGATGCACCAGTACCAACAGTACCAACAACAGTACCAGCAACAGTACCAGTACCTCCAGTACGCCTACAACAATCCTCCTCCGCCCCCTCCTCCACCGGCCACCTCAGATTCCTCAAGCTCCGTCCCGCCGCCCCCCGGGACGTACACGGCGCCACCGGCCTACTCGGCCTCCCAAGACTACGGACCCCCGGGCACCTACGACCCCCCCGCCAGTTACAACGCGTCGTCGCAGAGCTACTCCGGCAGCTACGACGCCTCGGCCGCCTACGATGCATCGGGAGGCTACGGGGCGGCGGGAGCGTACGATACATCCGGAGCTTACGCAGCGGCGGGAAACTACTCCGCATCCACACCGTATGAGCAGACACCCGCACACGGGCAACCCACGCCCCAGCGCAATGATTACCCTTACAACACGCCAGAACCCCCTTACCGATAG